From one Deinococcus sp. NW-56 genomic stretch:
- the hpaE gene encoding 5-carboxymethyl-2-hydroxymuconate semialdehyde dehydrogenase, with product MTQTPPPAAQHPNHDLARELRESKLSGGLHHFIGGEWVDSKSGETFQTHTPTNNSALATVASGDATDIDRAARAAHDAFQTWREVSGAERRKILHKIADLIEKRSQEIAVLESVDTGQAIRFMKSAAARGAENFRFYADRAPGAQDGESLPAPGFLNYSIRQPIGPVGVITPWNTPFMLSTWKIAPALAAGCTVVHKPAEWSPVTATLLAEIMDEAGLPKGVHNLVHGFGESAGKALTEHPLIKAVAFVGETVTGSHIMRQGADTLKRVHFELGGKNPVVVFDDADLDKALDAVVFMIYSLNGERCTSSSRVLIQEGIYDEFTARIAERARNIRVGDPLDPDTEVGPLVHPRHFEKVLSYFDKAREEGATIAAGGGRVGGEGNYVSPTLFTGARNDMQISQEEIFGPVLTAIPFTDEADALALANDVKYGLAGYLWTNDLTRAHRFAHGLEAGMIWVNSENVRHLPTPFGGVKNSGIGRDGGDYSFEFYMETKNIAISLGTHKTARLGVGQAPKVEKEVAEG from the coding sequence ATGACCCAGACCCCTCCCCCAGCGGCACAGCACCCCAACCACGATCTCGCCCGTGAACTGCGTGAAAGCAAGCTCAGCGGCGGCCTGCACCACTTCATCGGCGGCGAGTGGGTGGACTCTAAAAGCGGCGAAACTTTCCAGACCCACACGCCCACCAACAACTCCGCGCTGGCGACCGTGGCGAGCGGCGACGCGACCGACATCGACCGCGCCGCCCGCGCCGCCCACGACGCCTTCCAGACGTGGCGTGAGGTGAGCGGGGCCGAGCGCCGCAAAATCCTGCACAAGATCGCCGACCTGATCGAAAAGCGGTCGCAGGAAATCGCCGTGCTGGAGAGCGTGGACACCGGGCAGGCCATCCGCTTCATGAAATCGGCGGCGGCGCGTGGGGCGGAGAACTTCCGCTTCTACGCCGACCGTGCTCCCGGTGCTCAGGACGGGGAGAGCCTGCCCGCCCCCGGCTTCCTGAACTACTCCATCCGGCAGCCCATCGGCCCGGTGGGAGTGATCACGCCCTGGAACACGCCCTTCATGCTGAGCACCTGGAAGATCGCCCCGGCGCTGGCCGCGGGCTGCACGGTCGTCCACAAGCCCGCCGAATGGAGCCCGGTCACGGCGACCCTGCTCGCCGAGATCATGGACGAGGCGGGGTTGCCGAAGGGCGTCCACAACCTCGTCCACGGCTTCGGGGAGAGCGCGGGCAAAGCGCTGACCGAGCACCCGCTGATCAAGGCGGTCGCCTTCGTCGGCGAGACGGTCACGGGCAGCCACATCATGCGGCAGGGGGCCGACACCCTGAAGCGCGTGCATTTCGAGCTGGGGGGCAAGAATCCGGTCGTAGTGTTCGACGACGCCGACCTCGACAAGGCGCTCGACGCCGTGGTCTTCATGATCTACAGCCTGAACGGGGAACGCTGCACCAGCTCCAGCCGCGTGCTCATCCAAGAGGGCATCTACGACGAGTTCACCGCCCGCATCGCCGAGCGGGCGCGGAACATCCGGGTGGGCGACCCCCTCGACCCCGACACCGAGGTTGGGCCGCTGGTTCACCCCCGCCATTTCGAGAAGGTCCTGTCCTACTTCGACAAGGCCCGCGAGGAAGGGGCCACCATCGCGGCGGGCGGCGGGCGGGTGGGCGGCGAGGGGAACTACGTCTCCCCCACCCTCTTTACCGGGGCACGCAACGACATGCAGATCAGCCAGGAGGAAATTTTCGGGCCGGTCCTGACCGCCATCCCCTTCACCGACGAGGCGGACGCCCTGGCCCTTGCCAACGACGTGAAATACGGGCTGGCCGGGTACCTGTGGACGAACGACCTCACGCGGGCGCACCGTTTCGCGCACGGGCTGGAAGCTGGGATGATCTGGGTGAACTCCGAAAACGTACGGCACCTGCCCACGCCCTTTGGCGGGGTGAAAAACAGCGGCATCGGGCGCGACGGCGGCGACTATTCCTTCGAGTTCTACATGGAGACGAAGAACATAGCGATTTCGCTGGGGACGCACAAGACGGCGCGGCTGGGCGTGGGGCAGGCGCCGAAGGTGGAGAAGGAGGTGGCGGAGGGGTGA
- a CDS encoding NAD(P)-dependent oxidoreductase: MTPTPHTVLLTGAAGQVGSALREGLRGRFPVLRLTDNRDLGEAQAGEEIVSADLTNFEEVRAAMEGVDAVIHLGGIADEHTYERIRDVNVDGTYHVLEAARQAGVRRVAFASSIHAVGFYPRSEQIGPDVPVRPDTYYGVSKVFGEALGRMYWERYDIEFVGVRICSFQPKPKDARHLSTWLSPRDAVQLFEKAVTVPDVGFLIVAGISGNTRRWMTPEGWDVLDYVPQDDAEAYAAEVEHIHGDPRDITEQRQGGIFVDPDYRGLAGKEG; the protein is encoded by the coding sequence ATGACCCCAACCCCCCACACCGTCCTCCTCACCGGAGCCGCTGGACAGGTCGGTTCGGCCCTGCGCGAGGGCCTGCGCGGGCGCTTCCCCGTCCTGCGCCTGACCGACAACCGCGACCTGGGGGAGGCGCAGGCAGGCGAGGAGATCGTCTCCGCCGACCTCACCAACTTTGAAGAAGTCCGCGCCGCGATGGAAGGGGTGGACGCCGTGATCCACCTCGGCGGCATCGCGGACGAGCACACCTACGAGCGTATCCGCGACGTGAACGTGGACGGCACCTACCACGTCCTCGAAGCAGCGCGGCAGGCGGGCGTGCGGCGGGTGGCCTTCGCATCCTCCATCCACGCGGTCGGCTTCTATCCCCGCTCGGAGCAGATCGGGCCGGACGTGCCGGTGCGCCCCGACACCTACTACGGCGTCAGCAAGGTCTTCGGTGAGGCACTGGGCCGCATGTACTGGGAGCGGTACGACATCGAGTTTGTCGGCGTCCGCATCTGTTCTTTCCAACCCAAGCCGAAGGATGCCCGGCACCTCTCGACCTGGCTCAGCCCCCGTGACGCGGTACAGCTTTTTGAAAAGGCGGTCACTGTTCCCGACGTGGGCTTCCTGATCGTCGCGGGCATCAGCGGCAACACCCGCCGCTGGATGACCCCCGAAGGCTGGGACGTGCTGGATTACGTGCCCCAGGACGACGCCGAAGCCTATGCCGCCGAGGTGGAGCACATCCACGGTGACCCGCGAGACATCACCGAGCAGCGGCAGGGCGGCATTTTCGTGGACCCGGACTATCGGGGGCTGGCGGGGAAGGAGGGCTGA
- a CDS encoding helix-turn-helix domain-containing protein, translating into MRDTSPSSPELLALSGVATLLASLREAVTGPQPERELVTRLARLTGGRAEIRASWGDVVAVAGEAAGPEVTRRLSYGDASGERHVGSLTLAVPPEWAALLPVAVEYALLARLQAAAAGAARRRVGERTLDALLSGTVPEASLPDAEPIAVAVAAFARPPAPGSAARTAHAHALDVLAAVGEGYFLERGLPAHSTVRGDRAVWLWPTLDLAREARDLHAALLASTAQDVRLGVSAPHPGPRHARTAEGEARHALAATRQARGSTTYHAMDPLYALLADGSFAPLRGQVRSRLAALEDGGRIEATLRAYLAHSGPLPDLAARLHVHVNTLRYRLRRAEEVLGGSLRDPSVLARLYLAFEAEEKGSAAHR; encoded by the coding sequence ATGCGGGACACCTCGCCCTCTTCGCCCGAGCTGCTCGCGCTGTCGGGTGTGGCCACTTTGCTGGCCTCCTTGCGAGAAGCCGTCACCGGACCACAACCCGAACGCGAACTGGTGACGCGGCTGGCGCGGCTGACGGGGGGGCGGGCCGAGATTCGCGCGAGTTGGGGAGACGTGGTGGCGGTGGCGGGAGAAGCTGCCGGGCCGGAGGTCACCCGCCGCCTGAGCTACGGGGACGCGAGCGGCGAGCGGCATGTCGGCAGCCTCACCCTGGCGGTGCCGCCGGAGTGGGCCGCCCTGCTTCCTGTGGCGGTGGAATATGCGCTGCTGGCGAGGCTTCAGGCGGCGGCGGCGGGCGCGGCGCGGCGGCGGGTGGGGGAGAGGACGCTGGACGCCCTGCTGTCGGGCACCGTTCCAGAGGCCAGCCTCCCGGATGCCGAACCCATCGCTGTGGCGGTGGCGGCCTTCGCCCGGCCTCCCGCGCCCGGTTCAGCCGCCCGGACGGCCCATGCCCACGCCCTCGACGTGCTCGCGGCGGTGGGGGAGGGCTACTTCCTGGAACGCGGCCTGCCTGCCCATTCCACTGTGCGGGGGGACCGGGCGGTGTGGCTGTGGCCGACCCTCGACCTGGCGCGGGAGGCGCGGGACCTCCACGCCGCGCTGCTGGCGAGCACCGCGCAGGACGTGCGCCTGGGAGTCAGCGCCCCGCACCCCGGTCCCCGGCATGCCCGCACCGCCGAGGGCGAAGCGAGGCACGCCCTCGCCGCCACCCGGCAGGCGCGGGGGTCCACGACCTATCACGCGATGGACCCCCTCTATGCCCTGCTCGCGGACGGTTCCTTCGCCCCGTTGCGGGGGCAGGTGCGGTCGCGGCTGGCCGCGCTGGAGGACGGGGGCCGCATCGAGGCCACCCTGCGGGCCTACCTCGCCCACTCGGGGCCGCTGCCCGACCTCGCCGCTCGGTTGCACGTGCATGTCAACACCCTGCGGTACCGCCTGCGCCGCGCGGAGGAGGTGCTGGGCGGCTCCCTGCGTGACCCCTCGGTGCTGGCCCGGCTGTACCTCGCGTTTGAAGCCGAGGAAAAGGGTTCTGCCGCTCACCGCTAG
- a CDS encoding endonuclease domain-containing protein has translation MERFSRSEQNRRARELRRTMTPEERLLWSRLRAGQLGVAFRKQQALGFYFADFVCLEKKLVIELDGSQHAGREYDAVRDAELTARGFRVLRFWNNEVRTNLNGVLERIAEAL, from the coding sequence GTGGAAAGGTTTTCCCGGTCGGAACAGAACAGGCGGGCGCGGGAGTTGCGGCGCACCATGACGCCGGAGGAGCGGTTGTTGTGGAGTCGCTTGCGGGCGGGTCAGTTGGGCGTGGCATTTCGCAAGCAGCAGGCGCTCGGCTTTTATTTCGCTGACTTCGTGTGCCTGGAGAAAAAGCTCGTCATTGAGCTGGACGGGAGCCAGCACGCCGGAAGAGAGTATGACGCCGTGCGGGACGCCGAACTCACCGCACGAGGGTTCCGCGTTCTGCGCTTCTGGAACAACGAAGTCCGCACCAACTTGAACGGAGTGCTGGAGCGAATAGCCGAGGCGTTGTAA
- a CDS encoding VOC family protein, protein MAVLEHVAFKARDLDRTQAFYELLGVETSLHGARLFATFHGGTRLIFDRSETAPDVRAVTYLGLELDSFDEVDRLFARISGQTSIQRDMREQYRHATGPYGFFVTDPDGYVLKVFKYHGAEEA, encoded by the coding sequence ATGGCCGTGCTGGAGCATGTCGCCTTCAAGGCCAGGGACCTGGACCGCACTCAGGCTTTTTACGAGTTGCTCGGGGTGGAAACGTCCCTTCACGGAGCACGGCTGTTCGCCACCTTTCACGGCGGAACGCGGCTGATCTTCGACCGCAGCGAGACGGCCCCCGACGTACGCGCCGTGACCTACCTGGGCCTTGAACTGGACTCGTTTGACGAGGTGGACCGGCTGTTCGCCCGAATCTCCGGTCAGACCAGCATCCAGCGCGACATGCGCGAGCAGTACCGGCACGCCACCGGACCCTACGGCTTTTTCGTGACCGATCCCGACGGCTACGTCCTCAAAGTCTTCAAGTACCACGGCGCCGAAGAGGCGTAA
- a CDS encoding fumarylacetoacetate hydrolase family protein yields the protein MKYARFIAGGRALNGHLHDGHLIDAAGVAHDPDRVQFRLPVDPPKVIALALNYNDHAGELGLTQPSEPALFWKPNTTLLPHRGTVIYPRGAEFMHYEVELGVILGRDARRVKAKDAMDYVGGYTIGNDLVVRDYVTNTFRPPLRGKGWDTFGPLGPYYVTADEIADPHNLALTAHVNGELRQQGSTRDMIFSIPELIEHISRFMTLQKDDVILTGTPKGISHVHPGDVMRLEVEGLGVLENDIQEEDEGAEPIKGKEAKEGEWDGR from the coding sequence TTGAAATACGCCCGCTTTATCGCCGGGGGCCGCGCCCTGAACGGTCACCTGCACGACGGCCACCTCATTGACGCCGCAGGCGTCGCCCACGATCCGGACAGGGTGCAGTTCCGCCTGCCCGTGGACCCCCCCAAGGTGATTGCCCTCGCCCTGAACTACAACGACCACGCGGGCGAACTCGGGCTGACGCAGCCCAGCGAACCGGCCCTCTTCTGGAAGCCGAACACCACCCTGCTGCCGCACCGGGGCACCGTGATCTACCCGCGCGGCGCGGAGTTCATGCACTACGAGGTCGAACTCGGTGTGATCCTCGGCCGCGACGCCCGCCGGGTGAAGGCGAAGGACGCGATGGACTACGTCGGCGGCTACACCATCGGCAACGACCTCGTGGTGCGCGACTACGTGACGAACACCTTCCGTCCGCCCCTGCGCGGCAAGGGCTGGGACACCTTTGGCCCGCTGGGACCGTACTACGTGACGGCCGATGAGATCGCGGACCCGCATAACCTCGCCCTCACCGCGCACGTCAACGGCGAGCTGCGGCAGCAGGGCAGCACCCGCGACATGATCTTCTCGATTCCCGAACTGATCGAGCACATCAGCCGCTTCATGACCCTCCAGAAGGACGACGTGATCCTGACGGGCACCCCGAAGGGCATCTCGCACGTTCACCCCGGCGACGTGATGCGGCTGGAGGTCGAGGGACTGGGCGTGCTGGAAAACGACATTCAGGAGGAGGACGAGGGCGCTGAACCCATCAAGGGCAAGGAAGCGAAGGAAGGCGAGTGGGACGGGCGGTGA